In Gemmatimonadota bacterium, the DNA window TGCGCCGCGGCCGCCTCAACGAAGACGATTACCTGCGCCTCTCCGATGCCGCCGCCCACCTCAACACGGCGCCCATGTGGATCGACGACTCGGCCCTGCTCACGGTCCTCGAGATGCGCGCCAAGGCGCGGCGGCTCAAGGCCGACCGCCCGGACCTGGGGCTGCTGCTGGTGGATTACATTCAGCTCATGCAGGGGCACACCCGCTTCGAGAACCGCACGCAGGAGGTCAGCCAGATCAGTCGCGGGCTCAAGGCGCTGGCCAAGGAACTCGAGATCCCCATCATTGCGCTGTCGCAGCTCTCGCGCGCGCCGGAGCAGCGGGCGGACCGGCGTCCCCAGCTCTCGGACCTGCGCGAATCGGGTTCGCTCGAGCAGGACGCGGACGTGGTCATGCTCCTCTACCGCCAGGACTATTATCTCTCGAACGAGGAGGCGGTGGAGAAGGACGTCGCCAACAAGGCCGAGCTCATCGTGGCCAAGCAGCGGAACGGCCCGACCGGCCTGGTCAAGCTGACCTTCCAGAAGGCCAGCACGCGCTTCTACCTGGACGCCGATGCCGGCCGTTAACCCCGCGAGCTCCTCGCGGGGTAGTCCTGGCGGGCGCGATTCTCGGGGCGCCTCTCTCCCGGAAACAGTTTCCGACCGAACCGCTGCCCTGCGCGCCGCCCTGATTCTCGCGGCGGCAGGCGGCGGGCAGCGCATGGGTGGCGTGCGCAAGCCTTACCTCGAGCTGGCCGGGCAGCCGCTCCTGCTCCACGCGCTCGACCCATTCCTGGCGCACCCCGCCATCCGTTGGGTGGTCGTGGCGCTGCCGCCCGAGGACGCGGACCACCCGCCCGCCTGGCTGAGCCGTGTCGACCCGCGCGTGGTGGCGGTGCCGGGTGGAGCAGAGCGAGGGGATTCGGTGTACCGGGCATTACAGCGCGTGCCGGCTGAAGCGGAGGTCGTGCTGGTGCATGATGCCGCGCGCCCCCTCGTTACCGCAGAGGTGATCGAGCGGGTCCTGGCCGCAGCCGCTGAGGGCGCCGGCGCCGTCGCGGCCGTGCCCGTCGAGGACACGATCAAGCTGGTGGACGCCGAGGGCCACGTTCTCGAAACTCCCGAGCGGGCTCGGCTCTGGCGGGCGCAGACGCCGCAAGGCTTCCCCCGAAACATGCTGGTGAGGGCGTATGAACGTGCGCTGGCGGCCGGCTTCCGGGCCACCGATGACGCGGCGTTGGTCGAGCATTTCGGCGGCGCCGTGCGCGTAGTCCAGGGGACGCCCGAGAACCGGAAAGTGACCACGCCCGCGGACCTCGAGTGGGCCGAGGCCGTGCTTCGCGCTCGGCAAGCGTGAGCGCGATGGGGCCCGCAGCTCCCGACGCCGCGCGGGCCGGGGGAGCAGAACGGATGCGCGTCCCGCTGATCCCGTTCCGGACTCGGAGCGACTGGGTGGCCCGGGCGCCGGGCGTCGCCAGGCATTTGCTGGCCGGCGGACTCATCGCCTACCCGACCGAAACCGTCTACGGCCTCGGTTGCGCCCTGCGTCAGGACGCACTCGAGCGCCTCACGGCGCTCAAGGGGAGGGTGAGGGGGAAGCCCTTTCTGCTGCTGGTGACCGGGACCGCGCAAGCGCACGGCCTCGAGTGGACGGAGGAGGCCCGGACGCTCGCCGCCCGCTTCTGGCCCGGGCCACTAACCCTCGTGCTCGGCGCGGACCCGGGCCGTTACCCGCAGGGAGTCGTGAGCGCGGCGGGCGGGGTGGCCGTGCGGGCTACCTCACACCAGGGTATGCAGGCGATCCTCCACGCGCTGGGGGGGCCTATCACCTCCACGAGCGCCAACCGCCCCCGAACACCGCCTGCAGCGAGCGCCAGCGCCGCGCACGCCGTGCTCGAAGCACTGGGCGGAGGGACGGGCGTCTGGCTGCTGGATGGCGGACGGCTGCCTCCCTCGCCGCCCTCCACCATTGTCGACTGCTCCGGTGGGCGTCCTCGGCTGCTTCGGGCGGGCGCCATCGGCGCGGCGGAGCTCGAGAAGGTCGTGGGAGCCTGGCATGAATGACGCCGCAGAGTCGGGCTGGCAGCACGAGCCGTCGACATACAACCTGCTCTTCGTGTGCACGGGCAACACCTGCCGGAGCCCGCTGGCGGAAGCGATCGCGCGCCGCGAGCTCGAGCAGCGGGAGTGGCTGCACGTGGCGGTGACTTCGGCAGGCATCTGGGCCGGGTACGGCACGCCCGCCTCGGACAACGCCGTCTCCGTGGCTGCCGAACAGGGGCTCGATATTGCCGCTCACGCCGCCCGGCCGCTCACGCCCGAGCTCGTGGAATGGGCGGACCTGATCCTGGTCATGAGCTCGTCGCAGATCCGGGAAGTGGGCGACCTGGGCGGCGCCAGCAAGGCCGCCGTCCTGACCGACTTCGGCGCCCATGACGAGCCCGGCCTCGCCATTGACGACCCGTTCGGCGGGGACGTGGACGCCTACCGCCACACCTTTGGAGAGCTCGAGCAGGCCATCCGCGCCTTGCTCGAGCGACTCGAGCCGCTCCTCTCGCCCTGATCGCGCATCCCATGCCGCGTCGTCGCATCGCCCCAGCCTCGCCGCCGACGCACGCTGCCGCGGCGAGGCGGGAGGGTGGGGAGGGAGCGGAGCCGCAACTGCTCCCGCTGCCTGGACCGGAGACCCGCCTCATGACCCTGCTCGGCGATCCCGTCGCGCATTCCCTCTCGCCACGGCTCCAGAACGCGGCGTTCCGCGCCGCCGGCGTGGATGGCGTCTACGTGGCGCTCCACTGCCATGCCGATGGCCTGCCCGGCCTGCTGCGCGGGATCGCGCGGGCCGGCGGGGGCGGGAACGTGACCATCCCGCACAAGCTGCTGGCCGCCCGGCTCATCGAGAAAGCGGCGGCCAGCGTCAACACTACCGGCGCCTGCAACACCTTCTGGCTGGAGGACGGCCGGATCTGCGGCGAGAACACGGATGTCGCCGGCTTCGCGGCCGCGGCCCGCCAGCTCCTCGGGACGCTGGCCGGCGCCCGCGTGCTGCTGCTCGGCGCGGGCGGCGCCGCGCGCGCCGCCCTCTCGGCCCTGCTCGCCGAGGGCGCCGACGCCATCGTGCTCCTCAACCGGACGCCATCCCGCGCCCAAGCGCTGCGGGCCGAGCTGGCCCTGGACCACCATCGCGTCCAGCTCGCCGCTCCTCCGGCGGAACGGCTCGACAACGAGAGCTTCGACCTGGTTGTCAATGCCACGCCCCTGGGCATGACTCCTCAGGACCCGCTGGCCTTCCCCCTCGAGCGCCTGCGCCAGGCCGGCGCCGCCCTCGATCTTGT includes these proteins:
- a CDS encoding 2-C-methyl-D-erythritol 4-phosphate cytidylyltransferase is translated as MPAVNPASSSRGSPGGRDSRGASLPETVSDRTAALRAALILAAAGGGQRMGGVRKPYLELAGQPLLLHALDPFLAHPAIRWVVVALPPEDADHPPAWLSRVDPRVVAVPGGAERGDSVYRALQRVPAEAEVVLVHDAARPLVTAEVIERVLAAAAEGAGAVAAVPVEDTIKLVDAEGHVLETPERARLWRAQTPQGFPRNMLVRAYERALAAGFRATDDAALVEHFGGAVRVVQGTPENRKVTTPADLEWAEAVLRARQA
- a CDS encoding threonylcarbamoyl-AMP synthase yields the protein MRVPLIPFRTRSDWVARAPGVARHLLAGGLIAYPTETVYGLGCALRQDALERLTALKGRVRGKPFLLLVTGTAQAHGLEWTEEARTLAARFWPGPLTLVLGADPGRYPQGVVSAAGGVAVRATSHQGMQAILHALGGPITSTSANRPRTPPAASASAAHAVLEALGGGTGVWLLDGGRLPPSPPSTIVDCSGGRPRLLRAGAIGAAELEKVVGAWHE
- a CDS encoding low molecular weight protein arginine phosphatase; the protein is MNDAAESGWQHEPSTYNLLFVCTGNTCRSPLAEAIARRELEQREWLHVAVTSAGIWAGYGTPASDNAVSVAAEQGLDIAAHAARPLTPELVEWADLILVMSSSQIREVGDLGGASKAAVLTDFGAHDEPGLAIDDPFGGDVDAYRHTFGELEQAIRALLERLEPLLSP
- the aroE gene encoding shikimate dehydrogenase, whose product is MPRRRIAPASPPTHAAAARREGGEGAEPQLLPLPGPETRLMTLLGDPVAHSLSPRLQNAAFRAAGVDGVYVALHCHADGLPGLLRGIARAGGGGNVTIPHKLLAARLIEKAAASVNTTGACNTFWLEDGRICGENTDVAGFAAAARQLLGTLAGARVLLLGAGGAARAALSALLAEGADAIVLLNRTPSRAQALRAELALDHHRVQLAAPPAERLDNESFDLVVNATPLGMTPQDPLAFPLERLRQAGAALDLVYSPAETPWVHYARQLGIPAADGLEMLIQQGAASFQCWWRMPAPLEAMRAAVPHAAMDVPR